The following nucleotide sequence is from Pseudomonas sp. S09G 359.
CATTGGTTTCCAGCGCATGCAAGGCCACCTGCAAGTTGGAGCTGACAAACGAATAGAACAACGAATCCGTCGCGCCCAACCCTGCCCCACCGCCGCCTAACGCGCCTTGACTGCCGGCCGTATTGCCCACGGTGGTGCTGGTGGAATTACCCGCCAGGCGGCCCAGGTACCACTGCACGCCCAGGTCCAGTTCGCCGGTCAGTTTGACCTCAAGGATGCGCGTCTCGATCTGCACTTGCAGCGGCGGATTGTCCAGCCGCTTGATCGCCGATTCGATCTCCTTCCACTGCACCGGGCGGGTGCGCACCAGCAGTTGGTTACTGCTTTTTTGCGCGGTGATTCGTGTACCGGCGTCGAGGCTTTTGGCCGGGGCGTCAGCCGTGGTGCCGTCGTCGGTACTTTCGGTATCTTCGCTGGCTTGGGGGTCTTGCTCTTCATCTTCGCTGGCGCGCTGCGTGGTGTTGCCCATGCCGCTGCTGTTGCCGTTCAGGCCGCCAGGCGTGCTGCCGGAGGTGCTGTTGGTGCCGGGCGAGGACAGCGTCGCGGTGCGCAAACCGGGGGCGACCTTGGCCGGGGCGTCGTCCTTGATCGCGCCGCTGCCGTAGATCTGCCGCAGGTACTTGGCCAGGTCCGTGGCCTTCATATTGCGCACGTCGTAGACGTACATCTGCGGCTCGTTGCCGCCGCCTTCGTCGATGGTGTGAATCCAGTCACCGACTTCGCTGAGGTATTGCGGTTGCGACGAGATCGCCACCACCGAGTTGGTCCGCTCGATCGGCAAAAAACGCACCATGCCCGCCAACGGCATGCCGCTGTCGGGCCCGAACATCTTTTGCAGCTCGGGCATCAGTTCGGCGACCGAGGCGCGTTGCAAACCGAATACGCCTACCGACATGCCCTTGAGCCAGTCCACGTCAAAGGTGTCGATGGTGTCCTGATAGTTGGCCAGCTCCTCCGGGGTACCGGCCAGGCTCAGCACATTGCGCGCCGGGTCCACCAGCAGGAAGGCATTTTCCCGGGCAAACGGTTTGAGCAGTTTCTGCATCTCGGTGGCCGAGATATAGCGCAGCGGAAACAGCCGCGCCGACAAGCCGTTGGAGGGTTGCGACACACGCATCTCCGGCACCAGCTTGCCCGCCACCGCCTGGTTGGCCGGCAGGATCACATAGCGGTTGCCCTGCTTGATCATGGCGTTGTCGGTCCACGACAGCAGGGTTTCCAGAATCGACAGCGCCTGCTGCTTGTTCACCGGCTTGGAGGTGGAAAAGCTGACATTGCCTTTCACCCCTTGGGCAATGCTGTAGTTCTCATGCAGCAGGTCGCCCATCACGCTGTTGATCACCGCCTCGATCGGCTGGTCGGCGAAGTTGAACACGATGTCGCCGCCCGCCTCTTCCTTGCCGGCCGACGCCGCTGTCGGTGGACGCACAAATTGCCCGTTGCCGCGAATCAATTGACGCTGGGGCGGTGTCTTGGCCTGGGGCTGGCCGCTGTCGACCGGGGCCTGCTCGCTGGCCGGGTCGACGGGTGGGCGTTGCGAGCCGGTGCCCTGCATCGCCTCGTGCAACAAGGCCTCGTCCGGGTCCAGATGCTCGGGGAATGTGCCGCAGCCACCAAGGGAAACGGCGGTGGCCAGGCAAAACACGGTGGTGCGCAAAGCGCCGGGGAATGTATCGATCAAGGGGTGGACTCGTGAGGAAGGGTAATCGGGGCTGTGGTGGACGGCGGCGGCAGACGCAGGCCGCGCAGGCTCAGGGTCTGCGTGCGGCCGTCGAGTACAAAGCGCGCTTCGCGGGGTGTGAGGTGTTCCAGGCGCCAGCCATTGGGCAGGGTCTGGTCCTGGTGGACTTTCAGCGGCGGGCCATCCGCGCGCTTGAGCAGGGCGACGCGCAGGTCGCCATCCAGCACGATGCCGGTCAGCGTCAGGCTCGACAGGCTGGAGACGGCGGCCTGGCCGACGGCGCGGTCAGGGCTGCGGTCGGGGCTGAACAAGGGCGCCTGCCAGGTGCCGGCCAGGCTCTCGAGGGTCGCCGCCGGGGCCGCCAGCACCTTGGCGGTGGCGTTGGCGCGTGCATCGGGTGCGGGCGCCGGCAACCACTCGGGCGCATCGCCGATGCTGCTGAGGATGCCCACCATCAACAGGCCCAACAGCCCGGCCACACCGAGCAGCAGCCACTCCAGGGGGCGCAGTGCATTGATCATCGGCGCACCTGCGTGGCAGCAGCCGGTTGCAGGTAGCCACGCACCAGCAGGTGCACCACCAGTTGGCCGGCGCCACCGCTGGCGGGCGCGTTTGGCCCACGGCGAATGCTCATTTCATCGACAAACAGAAACGGGCGCTGGTACTCCAGCTCATGCAGGATCGCGGTCAAGGGTTCGATAGCGCAGTTGAGGGTCAGGCTGACTTTGACTTGGCGATAGGGCTCGCTGTCGTCCTGCTCGGGGGTGATCGGCATGCGCTGAGTAAGGCTGCAGCCGCCACCGAGG
It contains:
- the gspD gene encoding type II secretion system secretin GspD yields the protein MIDTFPGALRTTVFCLATAVSLGGCGTFPEHLDPDEALLHEAMQGTGSQRPPVDPASEQAPVDSGQPQAKTPPQRQLIRGNGQFVRPPTAASAGKEEAGGDIVFNFADQPIEAVINSVMGDLLHENYSIAQGVKGNVSFSTSKPVNKQQALSILETLLSWTDNAMIKQGNRYVILPANQAVAGKLVPEMRVSQPSNGLSARLFPLRYISATEMQKLLKPFARENAFLLVDPARNVLSLAGTPEELANYQDTIDTFDVDWLKGMSVGVFGLQRASVAELMPELQKMFGPDSGMPLAGMVRFLPIERTNSVVAISSQPQYLSEVGDWIHTIDEGGGNEPQMYVYDVRNMKATDLAKYLRQIYGSGAIKDDAPAKVAPGLRTATLSSPGTNSTSGSTPGGLNGNSSGMGNTTQRASEDEEQDPQASEDTESTDDGTTADAPAKSLDAGTRITAQKSSNQLLVRTRPVQWKEIESAIKRLDNPPLQVQIETRILEVKLTGELDLGVQWYLGRLAGNSTSTTVGNTAGSQGALGGGGAGLGATDSLFYSFVSSNLQVALHALETNGRTQVLSAPSLVVMNNQPAQIQVGDNIPISQTTVNTGTSDTTLSSVEYVQTGVILDVVPRINPGGLVYMDIQQQVSDAQDQASNNDTQNNPRISTRSVSTQVAVQSGQTVLLGGLIKQDNAESVSAVPYLGKIPGLRWLFGNTSKSKDRTELIVLITPRVITSSSQARQVTDDYRQQMQLLKPAN
- a CDS encoding general secretion pathway protein GspN: MINALRPLEWLLLGVAGLLGLLMVGILSSIGDAPEWLPAPAPDARANATAKVLAAPAATLESLAGTWQAPLFSPDRSPDRAVGQAAVSSLSSLTLTGIVLDGDLRVALLKRADGPPLKVHQDQTLPNGWRLEHLTPREARFVLDGRTQTLSLRGLRLPPPSTTAPITLPHESTP